The proteins below come from a single Garra rufa chromosome 3, GarRuf1.0, whole genome shotgun sequence genomic window:
- the shroom4 gene encoding protein Shroom4 isoform X1, with protein MMETVEQLVSFQHIHVQLNGGAPWGFTLKGGLEHGEPLIITKIEEGGKAAQCKKLRVGDELVNINGSALYGSRQEALILIKGSYRVLKIVVRRRSVPVIRPHSWHLAKLTEAPCTTGTGDSSDGPPAMQLHFTPLSVPWHSGGDNSELSMQWGHISRHYSTDRSSSIGSMESLENPPNQGYYDSQLSPIDPVIFNNKRDSAYSSFSASSNTSDYTVPVKPEDTNSMDSLLQGFVSSCRYPDGGQHCAPSGHGSQQEERECSKILQGAKVRPSSYSCEEEHCAPPQPPMRKDSFRATRAQATDKRCVSAPVGIPVDMVEDQSQIQEVLTSSVYLNGTQDNEKERKGCTIEPYYTFNSKRDSDRDSKATDCDKKHLESYSESVVVSTPSLSPFSQRNRDENFDTQPEHNLQSTMHRHSAPEKLLASQLCMIDFSADKRDRDSPTCQWSKSPLYVSDTSPDTAQGKWGASRCSTPGSVATSELEDPRLEEDPLDSGQNLWGQPVIVSGNPVENGFSTADSQSSEKNFETVSANVCVETHLNENRGEVRVDDGTGTKQSQKRQFRNSKSRRRSERFATNLRNEIQRKKAQLQKSRNSCGEETVEEEVADVNMEAGTPPEYHQPKPQPLSSPPPASMQISKQAPQQVIDATQVEEPSRTRAVCLQASQTQTQSPQHPRQVCVHVVEEMAPAGKPRRWRWTPEYKLQLETELSESKRNEATGQTWSGKMGSTRGRTGSSSSRLGRSDECDILPFADRRRFFEETSRKLSQSVTNLSSLTSRNQRPDKPGRLNHPTSPEPLELPKNLGRRRFSYQDVPYVNSLDTRRQFTQQDQEKLRERLIEREQEKEREQERIKEQENLREQEREKERLRKEREKEQQMLKDWEERQRLLQREQERESRRETVRSEHNMSSDTVPQTLSHDACRKQPPSPQVPSSLQPSEHFYSNTTANIQKPCSAFHPVTTQHNQYDDYNVNPPYKARSYTPAEAHPVQEQEQAKKLNRNFSLTERDYSRCRRGSKTADGAAVPRFMGQGGNRTIGGRTEDHLFSPLRNRAMSENDLRVDTQNVHNQTNVAPSRMRASTLGDLDENGVCVGEVKKKKGPPPPRPPPPKWEQFHKRRASHHNLFSSPPLYSSPSSSPPRPQPCTSQPPNVPEMTRERSYSLPPREVSERNHCYSQDYSVAPPSPAFTRRAFKPVALPPRERDMRRELHQPLAQPEPRTRIPGYNPAASDDPRVTLVKPIFSEHRAEWERPSPHYPVQSNTRSHEVPENSVSSGPICPESYFSMNNYHLQPHQSGFPGIAHKNQLISSRSPSSVEDGNQPLETDIDEISENERVGEIDRREGEDRMEMQGFARPVMVLETDIDNMPEKEAPSARNIRGPRGALVDSILEDDYCLSGKELIGELFPHSVNTETGGEGWRGGHLISGGTLERASRLGTSTAHVSRSTCYDTSADNPQLLARIREISERKEEEEELNYKKQLIESLRKKLGVLREAQRGLQEDIRANAQLGEEVESLMLAICKPNEVDKFRMFIGDLDKVTSLLLSLSGRLIRVESALDCVNPETGHHERLQLLEKKKQLLVQMGEAQELKEHVDRREQAVGKVLECCLTPEQMRDYSHFVKMKAALLVEQRQLDDKIRLGEEQLRGLRESLGLGLGVGMGYGQY; from the exons GCGCAGTGTGCCAGTGATCCGTCCGCATTCTTGGCACCTGGCGAAGCTGACAGAGGCTCCCTGCACTACGGGCACTGGTGACTCCTCAGATGGCCCCCCGGCTATGCAGCTCCACTTCACACCTCTCAGTGTACCGTGGCACTCCGGAGGTGACAATAG TGAGCTGTCCATGCAGTGGGGCCATATCTCCAGGCACTACAGCACAGACCGCAGTAGCTCAATAGGAAGTATGGAGAGTTTGGAGAATCCTCCCAACCAGGGTTACTATGACAGTCAGCTCTCTCCCATCGATCCCGTCATCTTCAACAACAAACGCGATTCCGCTTACAGCTCATTCTCAGCCAGCTCAAACACATCAGATTACACTGTTCCCGTCAAGCCTGAGGATACCAACTCTATGGACAGTCTTCTCCAGGGTTTTGTTTCTTCCTGCAGGTATCCAGACGGAGGCCAACATTGTGCCCCCAGTGGCCATGGAAGCCAGCAGGAGGAGCGTGAATGCTCCAAGATACTCCAAGGTGCTAAAGTCCGACCGTCGTCCTACAGCTGCGAGGAGGAACACTGTGCGCCACCGCAGCCACCCATGAGGAAGGACAGTTTTAGGGCTACCAGAGCCCAAGCAACAGATAAACGCTGTGTGTCTGCTCCTGTAGGCATCCCTGTAGACATGGTTGAAGATCAATCCCAAATCCAGGAAGTTCTGACTAGCAGTGTTTATTTGAATGGAACACAAGACAATGAGAAAGAACGTAAAGGATGCACCATTGAACCTTATTACACCTTCAACTCAAAGAGAGACTCTGATAGAGATAGCAAGGCAACTGACTGTGATAAAAAACATTTGGAGAGCTATTCAGAATCTGTGGTGGTGTCTACACCTTCTCTCAGTCCCTTTTCACAAAGGAATAGGGATGAGAACTTTGATACCCAACCAGAACATAATCTCCAGTCAACAATGCACAGGCACAGTGCACCTGAGAAACTTCTAGCTTCTCAGCTATGTATGATAGACTTTTCCGCCGACAAAAGAGATCGTGACTCTCCAACTTGCCAGTGGTCAAAGTCACCTCTTTATGTGAGTGATACTAGTCCAGATACGGCCCAGGGCAAGTGGGGAGCAAGTAGATGTTCCACACCTGGTTCGGTGGCAACTTCCGAACTTGAGGATCCCAGGTTAGAGGAGGATCCTCTTGATTCTGGACAGAATCTCTGGGGGCAGCCTGTTATTGTCTCTGGAAATCCTGTGGAGAATGGATTCTCCACTGCTGACTCTCAATCCAGTGAGAAGAACTTTGAAACTGTAAGTGCTAACGTGTGTGTTGAAACTCACCTGAATGAAAACAGAGGAGAAGTGAGGGTAGACGATGGCACCGGCACAAAGCAGTCACAGAAACGTCAATTCCGCAACTCCAAGTCGCGTCGTAGAAGTGAGCGTTTTGCCACAAACCTCAGAAATGAGATCCAGAGGAAGAAGGCCCAGCTGCAGAAGAGTAGAAACTCTTGTGGTGAGGAGACTGTGGAAGAAGAGGTTGCAGATGTCAACATGGAGGCAGGAACTCCCCCAGAGTACCATCAACCCAAACCCCAACCCTTGTCAAGTCCTCCACCTGCCTCCATGCAAATATCCAAACAGGCACCTCAACAAGTTATTGATGCCACCCAAGTTGAGGAACCATCTAGAACCAGGGCTGTGTGCCTTCAGGCATCTCAGACTCAAACCCAGAGCCCTCAACATCCTAGGCAAGTGTGTGTGCATGTGGTGGAGGAGATGGCACCTGCAGGTAAACCACGGCGATGGCGTTGGACACCAGAATACAAGCTTCAACTAGAAACCGAGCTCTCGGAGAGTAAGAGAAATGAGGCAACCGGACAAACATGGTCTGGAAAAATGGGATCAACAAGAGGGAGGACAGGTTCCTCCAGTAGCCGCTTAGGTCGATCGGACGAGTGTGATATCCTTCCCTTTGCAGACCGCAGGAGGTTTTTTGAAGAGACTAGTAGAAAGTTGAGTCAGTCTGTAACAAACTTGTCAAGCTTGACAAGTCGAAATCAGAGACCTGACAAGCCAGGTAGACTGAACCATCCAACCTCACCTGAACCTCTCGAATTGCCCAAGAACCTGGGCCGGAGAAGGTTTTCATATCAAGATGTGCCCTACGTCAACTCACTGGACACCAGGAGACAGTTTACCCAACAAGACCAAGAAAAATTGAGGGAGAGGCTGATAGAGAGAGAGcaggagaaagaaagagagcaaGAGAGAATCAAGGAGCAGGAGAATCTTAGAGAACAAGAAAGGGAGAAAGAAAGATTAAGaaaagagagggagaaagagcAACAAATGCTGAAGGACTGGGAGGAGAGGCAAAGACTACTGCAGAGAGAACAAGAAAGGGAATCCAGGAGAGAAACTGTTCGTTCTGAACACAACATGAGCAGTGACACGGTTCCTCAGACTTTATCTCACGACGCCTGTCGGAAACAGCCGCCCAGTCCTCAGGTTCCTTCCTCTCTGCAGCCCTCTGAGCATTTCTATAGCAACACCACCGCCAACATCCAAAAGCCTTGCTCAGCGTTCCACCCAGTGACCACCCAGCACAATCAGTATGATGACTACAATGTAAATCCACCCTACAAGGCCAGGAGCTACACCCCAGCTGAG GCCCACCCTGTGCAGGAACAGGAACAAGCAAAAAAACTAAACCGAAATTTCAGCTTAACAGAGAG GGACTACTCAAGGTGTCGGAGAGGCTCCAAGACAGCAGATGGTGCTGCTGTTCCTAGATTCATGGGACAAGGCGGCAACAGAACTATAGGTGGCCGCACTGAGGATCATCTTTTTTCACCCCTCAGAAACCGTGCTATGTCAGAAAATGACCTTCGTGTGGACACACAAAATGTTCATAATCAGACCAACGTCGCACCAAGCAGAATGCGTGCGTCCACTCTTGGTGACCTGGATGAGAATGGAGTATGTGTTGGTGAGGTAAAGAAGAAAAAAGGGCCCCCGCCTCCTCGTCCACCGCCCCCAAAATGGGAACAGTTCCACAAGAGACGGGCATCCCACCATAACCTCTTCTCCTCCCCGCCACTCTATTCCTCTCCCTCTTCCTCTCCACCTCGACCACAGCCATGCACATCCCAGCCCCCCAATGTGCCTGAAATGACACGTGAGCGCTCATATAGTCTTCCTCCGAGGGAGGTCTCAGAGAGAAATCACTGCTACAGTCAAGATTACTCGGTGGCTCCCCCCAGCCCTGCTTTTACACGACGGGCATTTAAACCTGTAGCCCTGCCCCCGAGAGAGAGAGACATGAGGAGAGAACTTCATCAACCTTTGGCGCAGCCTGAACCACGCACAAG AATACCAGGCTATAATCCTGCAGCGTCCGATGATCCTAGAGTCACACTAGTGAAGCCCATCTTCTCTGAGCATCGAGCTGAGTGGGAACGGCCCAGTCCCCACTACCCTGTACAGAGCAATACCAGGTCTCATGAAGTCCCAGAGAACAGCGTGTCATCTGGACCCATATGTCCTGAATCCTACTTCTCCATGAACAACTACCACCTGCAGCCCCATCAATCAGGCTTCCCTGGAATAGCCCACAAAAACCAGCTTATTTCCTCCCGCAGTCCCAGCAGTGTTGAAGATGGAAACCAGCCCCTGGAGACAGACATCGATGAGATCAGTGAGAATGAGCGAGTAGGAGAAATTGACAGGAGGGAAGGAGAGGACAGGATGGAGATGCAAGGTTTTGCTCGACCAGTTATGGTGCTGGAGACAGACATTGACAACATGCCTGAGAAAGAGGCTCCATCAGCCAGAAACATTAGAGGGCCGAGGGGTGCTTTGGTGGACTCCATTCTGGAGGATGATTATTGTTTATCTGGGAAAGAGCTGATAGGAGAGTTATTTCCACACAGTGTAAATACAGAGACTGGTGGAGAGGGCTGGAGAGGAGGCCACCTAATCAGCGGAGGAACGCTAGAGAG GGCCTCTAGACTGGGAACATCCACAGCACATGTCTCACGATCAACCTGTTATGACACATCAGCTGACAACCCGCAACTTCTTGCAAGGATTCGAGAGATCTCAGAGAGGAAAGAGGAGGAAGAAGAACTCAATTATAAG AAGCAGCTGATAGAGAGCCTTCGTAAAAAGCTGGGTGTCCTGCGAGAGGCACAAAGGGGCCTGCAAGAGGATATTCGTGCCAATGCTCAGCTGGGAGAGGAGGTGGAGAGCCTGATGCTCGCTATTTGCAAGCCCAACGAAGTGGACAAGTTCCGTATGTTCATTGGTGACCTAGACAAGGTGACCAGCCTGCTGTTGTCTCTTTCTGGAAGACTGATCCGAGTAGAAAGCGCCCTGGACTGTGTGAACCCAGAGACTGGCCACCACGAGAGG CTACAACTTCTGGAAAAGAAGAAGCAGCTGCTGGTGCAGATGGGCGAGGCTCAGGAGCTCAAGGAGCACGTGGACCGGCGTGAGCAGGCGGTTGGCAAGGTCCTGGAATGTTGCCTGACCCCAGAACAGATGCGTGACTACAGTCACTTTGTGAAAATGAAAGCAGCCCTACTGGTAGAGCAGAGGCAACTGGATGACAAGATCAGGCTCGGCGAGGAGCAGCTCAGGGGACTTCGAGAGAGCCTCGGCCTGGGGCTGGGGGTCGGGATGGGGTACGGGCAATACTGA
- the shroom4 gene encoding protein Shroom4 isoform X2, producing the protein MQLHFTPLSVPWHSGGDNSELSMQWGHISRHYSTDRSSSIGSMESLENPPNQGYYDSQLSPIDPVIFNNKRDSAYSSFSASSNTSDYTVPVKPEDTNSMDSLLQGFVSSCRYPDGGQHCAPSGHGSQQEERECSKILQGAKVRPSSYSCEEEHCAPPQPPMRKDSFRATRAQATDKRCVSAPVGIPVDMVEDQSQIQEVLTSSVYLNGTQDNEKERKGCTIEPYYTFNSKRDSDRDSKATDCDKKHLESYSESVVVSTPSLSPFSQRNRDENFDTQPEHNLQSTMHRHSAPEKLLASQLCMIDFSADKRDRDSPTCQWSKSPLYVSDTSPDTAQGKWGASRCSTPGSVATSELEDPRLEEDPLDSGQNLWGQPVIVSGNPVENGFSTADSQSSEKNFETVSANVCVETHLNENRGEVRVDDGTGTKQSQKRQFRNSKSRRRSERFATNLRNEIQRKKAQLQKSRNSCGEETVEEEVADVNMEAGTPPEYHQPKPQPLSSPPPASMQISKQAPQQVIDATQVEEPSRTRAVCLQASQTQTQSPQHPRQVCVHVVEEMAPAGKPRRWRWTPEYKLQLETELSESKRNEATGQTWSGKMGSTRGRTGSSSSRLGRSDECDILPFADRRRFFEETSRKLSQSVTNLSSLTSRNQRPDKPGRLNHPTSPEPLELPKNLGRRRFSYQDVPYVNSLDTRRQFTQQDQEKLRERLIEREQEKEREQERIKEQENLREQEREKERLRKEREKEQQMLKDWEERQRLLQREQERESRRETVRSEHNMSSDTVPQTLSHDACRKQPPSPQVPSSLQPSEHFYSNTTANIQKPCSAFHPVTTQHNQYDDYNVNPPYKARSYTPAEAHPVQEQEQAKKLNRNFSLTERDYSRCRRGSKTADGAAVPRFMGQGGNRTIGGRTEDHLFSPLRNRAMSENDLRVDTQNVHNQTNVAPSRMRASTLGDLDENGVCVGEVKKKKGPPPPRPPPPKWEQFHKRRASHHNLFSSPPLYSSPSSSPPRPQPCTSQPPNVPEMTRERSYSLPPREVSERNHCYSQDYSVAPPSPAFTRRAFKPVALPPRERDMRRELHQPLAQPEPRTRIPGYNPAASDDPRVTLVKPIFSEHRAEWERPSPHYPVQSNTRSHEVPENSVSSGPICPESYFSMNNYHLQPHQSGFPGIAHKNQLISSRSPSSVEDGNQPLETDIDEISENERVGEIDRREGEDRMEMQGFARPVMVLETDIDNMPEKEAPSARNIRGPRGALVDSILEDDYCLSGKELIGELFPHSVNTETGGEGWRGGHLISGGTLERASRLGTSTAHVSRSTCYDTSADNPQLLARIREISERKEEEEELNYKKQLIESLRKKLGVLREAQRGLQEDIRANAQLGEEVESLMLAICKPNEVDKFRMFIGDLDKVTSLLLSLSGRLIRVESALDCVNPETGHHERLQLLEKKKQLLVQMGEAQELKEHVDRREQAVGKVLECCLTPEQMRDYSHFVKMKAALLVEQRQLDDKIRLGEEQLRGLRESLGLGLGVGMGYGQY; encoded by the exons ATGCAGCTCCACTTCACACCTCTCAGTGTACCGTGGCACTCCGGAGGTGACAATAG TGAGCTGTCCATGCAGTGGGGCCATATCTCCAGGCACTACAGCACAGACCGCAGTAGCTCAATAGGAAGTATGGAGAGTTTGGAGAATCCTCCCAACCAGGGTTACTATGACAGTCAGCTCTCTCCCATCGATCCCGTCATCTTCAACAACAAACGCGATTCCGCTTACAGCTCATTCTCAGCCAGCTCAAACACATCAGATTACACTGTTCCCGTCAAGCCTGAGGATACCAACTCTATGGACAGTCTTCTCCAGGGTTTTGTTTCTTCCTGCAGGTATCCAGACGGAGGCCAACATTGTGCCCCCAGTGGCCATGGAAGCCAGCAGGAGGAGCGTGAATGCTCCAAGATACTCCAAGGTGCTAAAGTCCGACCGTCGTCCTACAGCTGCGAGGAGGAACACTGTGCGCCACCGCAGCCACCCATGAGGAAGGACAGTTTTAGGGCTACCAGAGCCCAAGCAACAGATAAACGCTGTGTGTCTGCTCCTGTAGGCATCCCTGTAGACATGGTTGAAGATCAATCCCAAATCCAGGAAGTTCTGACTAGCAGTGTTTATTTGAATGGAACACAAGACAATGAGAAAGAACGTAAAGGATGCACCATTGAACCTTATTACACCTTCAACTCAAAGAGAGACTCTGATAGAGATAGCAAGGCAACTGACTGTGATAAAAAACATTTGGAGAGCTATTCAGAATCTGTGGTGGTGTCTACACCTTCTCTCAGTCCCTTTTCACAAAGGAATAGGGATGAGAACTTTGATACCCAACCAGAACATAATCTCCAGTCAACAATGCACAGGCACAGTGCACCTGAGAAACTTCTAGCTTCTCAGCTATGTATGATAGACTTTTCCGCCGACAAAAGAGATCGTGACTCTCCAACTTGCCAGTGGTCAAAGTCACCTCTTTATGTGAGTGATACTAGTCCAGATACGGCCCAGGGCAAGTGGGGAGCAAGTAGATGTTCCACACCTGGTTCGGTGGCAACTTCCGAACTTGAGGATCCCAGGTTAGAGGAGGATCCTCTTGATTCTGGACAGAATCTCTGGGGGCAGCCTGTTATTGTCTCTGGAAATCCTGTGGAGAATGGATTCTCCACTGCTGACTCTCAATCCAGTGAGAAGAACTTTGAAACTGTAAGTGCTAACGTGTGTGTTGAAACTCACCTGAATGAAAACAGAGGAGAAGTGAGGGTAGACGATGGCACCGGCACAAAGCAGTCACAGAAACGTCAATTCCGCAACTCCAAGTCGCGTCGTAGAAGTGAGCGTTTTGCCACAAACCTCAGAAATGAGATCCAGAGGAAGAAGGCCCAGCTGCAGAAGAGTAGAAACTCTTGTGGTGAGGAGACTGTGGAAGAAGAGGTTGCAGATGTCAACATGGAGGCAGGAACTCCCCCAGAGTACCATCAACCCAAACCCCAACCCTTGTCAAGTCCTCCACCTGCCTCCATGCAAATATCCAAACAGGCACCTCAACAAGTTATTGATGCCACCCAAGTTGAGGAACCATCTAGAACCAGGGCTGTGTGCCTTCAGGCATCTCAGACTCAAACCCAGAGCCCTCAACATCCTAGGCAAGTGTGTGTGCATGTGGTGGAGGAGATGGCACCTGCAGGTAAACCACGGCGATGGCGTTGGACACCAGAATACAAGCTTCAACTAGAAACCGAGCTCTCGGAGAGTAAGAGAAATGAGGCAACCGGACAAACATGGTCTGGAAAAATGGGATCAACAAGAGGGAGGACAGGTTCCTCCAGTAGCCGCTTAGGTCGATCGGACGAGTGTGATATCCTTCCCTTTGCAGACCGCAGGAGGTTTTTTGAAGAGACTAGTAGAAAGTTGAGTCAGTCTGTAACAAACTTGTCAAGCTTGACAAGTCGAAATCAGAGACCTGACAAGCCAGGTAGACTGAACCATCCAACCTCACCTGAACCTCTCGAATTGCCCAAGAACCTGGGCCGGAGAAGGTTTTCATATCAAGATGTGCCCTACGTCAACTCACTGGACACCAGGAGACAGTTTACCCAACAAGACCAAGAAAAATTGAGGGAGAGGCTGATAGAGAGAGAGcaggagaaagaaagagagcaaGAGAGAATCAAGGAGCAGGAGAATCTTAGAGAACAAGAAAGGGAGAAAGAAAGATTAAGaaaagagagggagaaagagcAACAAATGCTGAAGGACTGGGAGGAGAGGCAAAGACTACTGCAGAGAGAACAAGAAAGGGAATCCAGGAGAGAAACTGTTCGTTCTGAACACAACATGAGCAGTGACACGGTTCCTCAGACTTTATCTCACGACGCCTGTCGGAAACAGCCGCCCAGTCCTCAGGTTCCTTCCTCTCTGCAGCCCTCTGAGCATTTCTATAGCAACACCACCGCCAACATCCAAAAGCCTTGCTCAGCGTTCCACCCAGTGACCACCCAGCACAATCAGTATGATGACTACAATGTAAATCCACCCTACAAGGCCAGGAGCTACACCCCAGCTGAG GCCCACCCTGTGCAGGAACAGGAACAAGCAAAAAAACTAAACCGAAATTTCAGCTTAACAGAGAG GGACTACTCAAGGTGTCGGAGAGGCTCCAAGACAGCAGATGGTGCTGCTGTTCCTAGATTCATGGGACAAGGCGGCAACAGAACTATAGGTGGCCGCACTGAGGATCATCTTTTTTCACCCCTCAGAAACCGTGCTATGTCAGAAAATGACCTTCGTGTGGACACACAAAATGTTCATAATCAGACCAACGTCGCACCAAGCAGAATGCGTGCGTCCACTCTTGGTGACCTGGATGAGAATGGAGTATGTGTTGGTGAGGTAAAGAAGAAAAAAGGGCCCCCGCCTCCTCGTCCACCGCCCCCAAAATGGGAACAGTTCCACAAGAGACGGGCATCCCACCATAACCTCTTCTCCTCCCCGCCACTCTATTCCTCTCCCTCTTCCTCTCCACCTCGACCACAGCCATGCACATCCCAGCCCCCCAATGTGCCTGAAATGACACGTGAGCGCTCATATAGTCTTCCTCCGAGGGAGGTCTCAGAGAGAAATCACTGCTACAGTCAAGATTACTCGGTGGCTCCCCCCAGCCCTGCTTTTACACGACGGGCATTTAAACCTGTAGCCCTGCCCCCGAGAGAGAGAGACATGAGGAGAGAACTTCATCAACCTTTGGCGCAGCCTGAACCACGCACAAG AATACCAGGCTATAATCCTGCAGCGTCCGATGATCCTAGAGTCACACTAGTGAAGCCCATCTTCTCTGAGCATCGAGCTGAGTGGGAACGGCCCAGTCCCCACTACCCTGTACAGAGCAATACCAGGTCTCATGAAGTCCCAGAGAACAGCGTGTCATCTGGACCCATATGTCCTGAATCCTACTTCTCCATGAACAACTACCACCTGCAGCCCCATCAATCAGGCTTCCCTGGAATAGCCCACAAAAACCAGCTTATTTCCTCCCGCAGTCCCAGCAGTGTTGAAGATGGAAACCAGCCCCTGGAGACAGACATCGATGAGATCAGTGAGAATGAGCGAGTAGGAGAAATTGACAGGAGGGAAGGAGAGGACAGGATGGAGATGCAAGGTTTTGCTCGACCAGTTATGGTGCTGGAGACAGACATTGACAACATGCCTGAGAAAGAGGCTCCATCAGCCAGAAACATTAGAGGGCCGAGGGGTGCTTTGGTGGACTCCATTCTGGAGGATGATTATTGTTTATCTGGGAAAGAGCTGATAGGAGAGTTATTTCCACACAGTGTAAATACAGAGACTGGTGGAGAGGGCTGGAGAGGAGGCCACCTAATCAGCGGAGGAACGCTAGAGAG GGCCTCTAGACTGGGAACATCCACAGCACATGTCTCACGATCAACCTGTTATGACACATCAGCTGACAACCCGCAACTTCTTGCAAGGATTCGAGAGATCTCAGAGAGGAAAGAGGAGGAAGAAGAACTCAATTATAAG AAGCAGCTGATAGAGAGCCTTCGTAAAAAGCTGGGTGTCCTGCGAGAGGCACAAAGGGGCCTGCAAGAGGATATTCGTGCCAATGCTCAGCTGGGAGAGGAGGTGGAGAGCCTGATGCTCGCTATTTGCAAGCCCAACGAAGTGGACAAGTTCCGTATGTTCATTGGTGACCTAGACAAGGTGACCAGCCTGCTGTTGTCTCTTTCTGGAAGACTGATCCGAGTAGAAAGCGCCCTGGACTGTGTGAACCCAGAGACTGGCCACCACGAGAGG CTACAACTTCTGGAAAAGAAGAAGCAGCTGCTGGTGCAGATGGGCGAGGCTCAGGAGCTCAAGGAGCACGTGGACCGGCGTGAGCAGGCGGTTGGCAAGGTCCTGGAATGTTGCCTGACCCCAGAACAGATGCGTGACTACAGTCACTTTGTGAAAATGAAAGCAGCCCTACTGGTAGAGCAGAGGCAACTGGATGACAAGATCAGGCTCGGCGAGGAGCAGCTCAGGGGACTTCGAGAGAGCCTCGGCCTGGGGCTGGGGGTCGGGATGGGGTACGGGCAATACTGA
- the otub1b gene encoding ubiquitin thioesterase OTUB1b: MADEQQESSQGEMEGVNCLAYDEAIMAQQDRIQQEIATTNPLVSDRQDLSVLKGEYAAEDSIYQLKIKDLQKKYSCIRKTRPDGNCFYRAFGFAHLESLLDDSKELQRFKAVAAKSKLDLVTQGFTEFTIEDFHNTFMDLIDQCEKHQSLGELLNSFNDQSVSDYIVVYLRLLTSGYLQREHVFFQHFIEGGRSVKEFCQQEVEPMAKESDHIHIIALAKALNVPILVEYMDRGEGGTVNNHIFPEGSEPRIFLLYRPGHYDILYK; the protein is encoded by the exons ATATGACGAAGCCATTATGGCACAGCAGGACCGTATTCAGCAAGAG atagCCACCACCAACCCTTTAGTGTCGGACAGACAAGACCTCTCTGTGCTTAAGGGTGAATATGCTGCAGAGGACTCCATTTACCAGCTCAAGATAAAG GACCTTCAGAAAAAGTATTCATGCATTCGGAAGACACGGCCGGATGGAAACTGTTTCTACAGAGCTTTTGGCTTTGCACATTTGGAGTCACTACTGGACGACAGCAAAGAGCTGCAAAG GTTTAAAGCTGTGGCAGCCAAGAGCAAACTGGACCTCGTAACCCAGGGCTTCACTGAGTTCACTATCGAGGACTTTCACAACACT TTCATGGACTTGATTGACCAGTGTGAAAAGCATCAATCACTTGGTGAACTGCTGAACTCCTTCAACGACCAGAGCGTGTCTGACTACATAGTGGTTTACCTGAGGCTCCTCACCTCTGGATACCTGCAGCGGGAGCATGTGTTCTTTCAGCACTTCATAGAGGGCGGCCGTTCTGTCAAAGAGTTTTGTCAGCAG gAGGTGGAACCCATGGCGAAGGAGAGCGACCACATCCATATCATTGCCTTAGCAAAGGCACTGAACGTGCCCATATTAGTGGAATACATGGACAGAGGAGAGGGTGGAACGGTGAACAATCATATCTTTCCTGAAGGAAGTGAGCCACGCATCTTCCTGCTCTACCGCCCAGGCCACTATGACATCCTGTATAAGTGA
- the LOC141331588 gene encoding uncharacterized protein: MFGFAQALKSTRFTLRKNGLTQRFYMNSKSAKGSVSIMESVFVMAFISIAVLGPAGWILSSSCDSRRKLP, translated from the exons ATGTTTGGCTTTGCACAAGCACTTAAAAGCACAAGGTTTACGCTCAGAAAAAATGGCTTAACCCAGCGTTTCTACATGAACTCTAAATCTGCAAAAGGCAGTGTCAGCATTATG GAGAGTGTATTTGTGATGGCCTTTATCTCCATTGCCGTCCTTGGTCCAGCTGGATGGATCCTGTCCAGCTCCTGTGACTCCCGGAGAAAACTGCCGTGA